From the genome of Macrobrachium nipponense isolate FS-2020 chromosome 29, ASM1510439v2, whole genome shotgun sequence, one region includes:
- the LOC135206370 gene encoding gastrula zinc finger protein XlCGF49.1-like — protein MNCSSHSTIKCEKDSSPSCDDESRKKKICIEEENRHLHRSNAAGKRLTSTESQSTFSKLDKLKSHMRTYTGKKPFTCSVCQKSFSVSSSFKCHMRTHTGEKPYTCSTCQRSFSHQSHLIYHMRTHTGEKPFTCSVCQRRFSDKSHLKTHMRTHTGEKPYTCSVCQRTFSSSSNLKIHTRTHTGEKPYTCSICQRSFSVTSNLAKHIKTHTKRETIYLLCV, from the coding sequence ATGAACTGTTCTTCCCATTCTACTATCAAGTGTGAAAAGGACAGCTCTCCAAGCTGTGATGATGAGAGCAGAAAGAAAAAGATCTGCATTGAAGAGGAAAATAGACATTTGCATAGAAGCAACGCAGCAGGGAAGCGATTAACTTCTACTGAATCCCAAAGTACATTTTCAAAACTTGACAAGCTGAAATCCCACATGAGAACTTATACAGGAAAGAAACCAtttacttgctctgtatgtcaaaaaagtttttctgtttcaagttctttcaaatgtcacatgagaactcatacaggagagaaaccatatacttgctctacatgtcaaagaagtttttcccATCAAAGTCATCTCATatatcacatgagaactcatacaggagagaaaccatttacttgctctgtatgtcaaagaagATTTTCTGATAAAAGTCAtctcaaaacacacatgagaactcatacgggagagaaaccatatacttgctctgtatgtcaaagaacTTTTTCTTCTTCAAGTAATCTCAAAATACACACaagaactcatacgggagagaaaccatatacttgctccatatgtcaaagaagtttttctgttACAAGTAATCTCGCAAAACACATAAAAACTCATACaaagagagaaaccatatacttgctctgtgtGTAA